The Flavobacteriaceae bacterium 3519-10 genome includes a window with the following:
- a CDS encoding Ferredoxin, 2Fe-2S: MQDITLKIIDRNGQTHEVVAPTDMSMNLMEVIRSYELADEGTIGVCGGMAMCASCQVYVVEGSEKLTGMGDEEDAMLSEAFHVQDNSRLGCQIHVTAEIDGLEVEIAPYP; encoded by the coding sequence ATGCAGGATATCACTTTAAAAATAATTGACCGTAACGGACAAACCCACGAAGTTGTGGCGCCAACGGATATGTCGATGAATCTGATGGAAGTAATCCGATCGTACGAACTTGCAGACGAAGGCACTATCGGCGTTTGTGGGGGTATGGCAATGTGCGCGTCGTGTCAGGTGTACGTCGTTGAGGGTTCCGAAAAGCTAACCGGAATGGGGGATGAGGAAGATGCGATGCTGAGTGAAGCATTCCACGTTCAGGATAATTCAAGGCTGGGCTGCCAGATCCATGTTACTGCGGAAATTGATGGTCTTGAGGTGGAAATTGCGCCGTATCCTTAG